One Rhinolophus sinicus isolate RSC01 linkage group LG06, ASM3656204v1, whole genome shotgun sequence DNA window includes the following coding sequences:
- the GMPR gene encoding GMP reductase 1, translating to MPRIDADLKLDFKDVLLRPKRSSLKSRAEVDLERTFTFRNSKQTYSGIPIIVANMDTVGTFDMAVVMSQHSMFTAIHKHYSLDDWKLFAANHPECLQHVAVSSGSGKNDLEKMSSILEAIPQIKFICLDVANGYSEHFVEFVKLVRAKFPEHTIMAGNVVTGEMVEELILSGADIIKVGIGPGSVCTTRTKTGVGYPQLSAVIECADSAHGLKGHIISDGGCTCPGDVAKAFGGGADFVMLGGMFSGHTECAGELIERNGQKLKLFYGMSSETAMKKHVGGVAEYRASEGKTVEVPYKGDVENTILDILGGLRSTCTYVGAAKLKELSRRTTFIRVTQQHSTLFS from the exons CCGAGCCGAG GTGGACCTTGAACGTACCTTCACATTTCGAAACTCAAAGCAGACCTACTCAGGGATTCCCATCATTGTGGCCAACATGGACACCGTGGGGACATTTGATATGGCAGTGGTGATGTCACAG CACTCCATGTTTACAGCAATTCATAAGCATTACAGCCTGGATGACTGGAAGCTCTTTGCCGCTAATCACCCAGAATGCCTGCAG CATGTAGCCGTAAGTTCTGGCAGTGGGAAGAATGATCTGGAAAAGATGAGCAGCATCCTGGAAGCTATACCGCAGATTAAGTTTATTTGCCTGGATGTGGCCAATGGTTATTCGGAACATTTTGTGGAATTCGTGAAACTCGTCCGTGCCAAATTTCCAGAACACACCATTATG GCAGGGAACGTGGTGACAGGAGAGATGGTAGAAGAACTGATTCTTTCCGGAGCAGATATAATCAAAGTGGGAATTGGACCAG GTTCCGTGTGCACTACCCGCACCAAGACAGGGGTGGGGTACCCCCAGCTGAGTGCCGTGATCGAGTGCGCTGACTCTGCCCATGGCCTGAAGGGGCACATCATCTCT GACGGAGGCTGCACGTGCCCAGGAGATGTCGCCAAAGCCTTTG GAGGCGGAGCAGATTTTGTCATGCTGGGAGGGATGTTTTCGGGCCATACGGAGTGTGCTGGAGAACTGATCGAGAGGAACGGGCAGAAGCTCAAGCTCTTCTACGGCATGAGCTCCGAAACAGCGATGAAGAAGCACGTGGGAGGCGTAGCCGAATACAG agCCTCTGAGGGCAAGACTGTGGAAGTGCCTTACAAAGGGGATGTAGAAAACACGATCCTGGATATTCTCGGGGGACTGCGGTCTACCTGTACCTATGTGGGGGCCGCCAAACTCAAAGAGCTTAGCAGGAGGACGACGTTCATCCGCGTGACCCAACAGCACAGCACCCTGTTCAGCTAA